From Vreelandella neptunia, the proteins below share one genomic window:
- a CDS encoding RidA family protein translates to MIEKLFIDRAPQPIAPFSHACRVGDLVFITGQMPTVPETNEMLLGTFTEQTHRVMQNLAIVLEEVGSAFEYVVQSRVFITNMGHFEEVNKVYASYFPQPLPTRTCIGVTGLAGGADVEVDMIAWIPPAQDGA, encoded by the coding sequence ATGATTGAAAAACTGTTTATCGACCGCGCGCCCCAGCCCATTGCGCCTTTTTCCCACGCCTGTCGCGTAGGTGATCTGGTCTTTATCACCGGGCAAATGCCGACGGTGCCAGAAACCAACGAGATGCTTTTGGGCACCTTCACTGAACAGACCCATCGGGTAATGCAAAACCTGGCGATTGTGCTGGAAGAAGTCGGCAGTGCCTTCGAGTATGTGGTTCAGTCCCGGGTGTTTATTACCAATATGGGCCACTTCGAGGAAGTCAATAAAGTCTACGCCAGCTACTTTCCACAGCCGCTACCTACCCGTACCTGCATCGGGGTGACCGGCTTAGCCGGTGGTGCCGATGTGGAAGTCGATATGATTGCCTGGATCCCGCCTGCGCAAGACGGCGCCTAA